The Zygotorulaspora mrakii chromosome 3, complete sequence genome includes a region encoding these proteins:
- the SAE3 gene encoding Sae3p (similar to Saccharomyces cerevisiae SAE3 (YHR079C- A); ancestral locus Anc_5.369), with product MDSKITNQINEKQREQFELKRLNQTLREELNSLTAERFSANNLQSPQQIYKSHIKRLKEYNELRDTGLRLVQMIADEKSCTLKDVFDEMGQEMGD from the exons ATGGATTCCAAGATTACCAATCAAATAAACGAGAAACAGAGAGAGCAGTTCGAGTTAAAGCGGCTTAATCAGACGCTAAGAGAGGAATTGAATTCATTAACCGCCGAGCGTTTCAG TGCTAATAATCTTCAGTCTCCCCAACAGATTTATAAGTCTCATATTAAGCGTTTGAAAGAGTATAACGAGTTAAGGGATACGGGACTCAGACTTGTTCAAATGATTGCAGACGAGAAATCTTGCACTTTAAAAGAtgtatttgatgaaatgggACAAGAAATGGGCGACTAG